The following are encoded together in the Geobacter sulfurreducens PCA genome:
- the flgA gene encoding flagellar basal body P-ring formation chaperone FlgA: MNGKQLAKGWSVMRAAAMALIACMMCIGVAFATTGTQVVKEAGIRAVVAEYVRERTAGLGVETEIRKMAPIGDLKLPAGTVSYEVQAPRSWEGWGRANLALIVRVDDRVQRNIPVTVDVEALADAVVAAHPLARGDIITSDDVTVQKRDISSVNGRVYRSIDEVVGKRVKNAVRANTPLSGASIEKVPLVKSGQLVTIIAESPALRLTATGKARGNGAEGDIIKVQNMGSLKEIPARVIDVGTVQVDF; encoded by the coding sequence GTGAACGGTAAACAGCTGGCAAAGGGATGGTCGGTGATGCGCGCCGCGGCGATGGCCCTCATCGCCTGCATGATGTGCATCGGGGTCGCGTTCGCGACCACCGGGACCCAGGTGGTCAAGGAAGCCGGGATTCGGGCCGTGGTTGCCGAGTACGTGCGGGAGCGGACCGCCGGACTGGGGGTCGAGACGGAGATCCGTAAGATGGCTCCCATTGGTGATCTGAAATTGCCGGCGGGGACGGTATCCTACGAGGTTCAGGCGCCCCGCTCCTGGGAAGGGTGGGGCCGGGCCAACCTGGCCCTGATCGTCCGGGTCGACGACCGGGTGCAGCGGAACATCCCCGTGACCGTCGACGTGGAAGCTCTGGCTGATGCGGTGGTTGCCGCCCATCCTCTGGCACGGGGAGACATTATCACCAGCGACGATGTGACAGTGCAGAAGCGGGATATCTCTTCGGTAAACGGCAGGGTGTACCGGAGCATCGACGAGGTGGTGGGCAAGCGCGTCAAGAATGCGGTTCGGGCCAATACCCCCCTGAGCGGCGCAAGCATTGAAAAGGTGCCCCTGGTGAAAAGCGGCCAACTGGTGACCATCATCGCCGAAAGTCCCGCCCTGCGCCTCACAGCCACCGGCAAGGCTCGGGGCAACGGCGCCGAGGGAGACATTATCAAGGTCCAGAATATGGGGTCCTTGAAGGAGATCCCCGCGCGGGTGATCGATGTGGGCACCGTGCAGGTGGATTTCTAG
- the flgM gene encoding flagellar biosynthesis anti-sigma factor FlgM: MLIDNDIVSLSSVGALPVAPPKADAGQAAAAGTTPVAERVELSIGKSAIDSLKDAAGNGESFRAERVAEVRQQMIEGAYRVDARSVAMRMIGTNV; encoded by the coding sequence ATGCTGATTGATAACGATATCGTATCCCTTTCCAGCGTGGGGGCGCTTCCCGTTGCACCGCCGAAGGCGGACGCGGGGCAAGCAGCAGCGGCCGGAACGACGCCGGTAGCGGAGCGGGTAGAGCTCTCCATCGGCAAGTCGGCCATTGACAGCCTGAAGGATGCGGCCGGCAACGGCGAGTCATTCCGTGCCGAGCGGGTAGCGGAGGTCAGGCAGCAGATGATCGAAGGGGCGTACCGGGTCGACGCCCGCTCGGTGGCGATGCGCATGATAGGAACGAACGTTTAG
- the flgF gene encoding flagellar basal-body rod protein FlgF — MNSGIYSALSGNIAAMKRLDVLSNNLANVNTPGFKKDRMTFESLLQAAGKVPQAGTTDAPVYSETAFFTDHSRGSVSQTGNTFDLAIDGDGFFVVNTPEGKAYTRQGNFKLDATGKLVTADGYEVSGGGPIVINGSRVEINARGEILVDGSPVGTLEVVDFPKPYALQKNGNALFVPTDPQAVPQPVQGEPVRQGYLELSNVSAIQEMVQLIETQRFFEMCSKAVKAYDDMAGKAANEVGKI, encoded by the coding sequence ATGAACAGCGGCATCTATTCGGCACTTTCCGGCAATATCGCAGCCATGAAGCGGCTCGACGTCCTTTCCAACAACCTGGCCAACGTGAACACCCCCGGCTTCAAGAAGGACCGGATGACCTTCGAAAGCCTCCTCCAGGCCGCCGGCAAGGTTCCCCAGGCCGGCACAACCGACGCTCCGGTCTACTCCGAAACCGCATTTTTCACCGACCATTCCCGTGGCTCGGTCTCCCAGACCGGCAATACGTTCGATCTGGCCATCGACGGCGACGGTTTCTTCGTGGTCAACACTCCTGAAGGGAAGGCATACACCCGGCAGGGGAACTTCAAGCTCGACGCAACGGGCAAGCTGGTGACCGCAGATGGTTACGAGGTTTCGGGCGGCGGTCCCATCGTCATCAACGGGAGTCGGGTGGAGATCAACGCCAGGGGGGAAATCCTGGTGGACGGCAGTCCGGTGGGAACTCTGGAGGTGGTTGATTTCCCCAAGCCCTACGCCCTCCAGAAGAACGGCAACGCCCTCTTCGTGCCCACCGATCCCCAGGCCGTGCCGCAGCCCGTACAGGGCGAGCCGGTGCGCCAGGGCTACCTGGAGCTGTCGAACGTGAGTGCCATCCAGGAGATGGTCCAACTGATCGAGACCCAGCGTTTCTTTGAAATGTGCTCGAAGGCGGTCAAAGCCTACGACGATATGGCCGGCAAGGCTGCCAACGAAGTCGGCAAAATCTAG
- the flhF gene encoding flagellar biosynthesis protein FlhF, protein MLVKTFEAVDMSEALRMVKAELGPDAMIISSKKERKKGFLGFFSKPVIKVTAALEVKPRQPAPNPYREAQEQHLSAKEMLENSMLAPLARELKDLRLKVEQMTRQEAEAKAKAAEAQSREESAAAAEAPAAREFNPRSIPKQDLEEMKKILFKTLAAKEAGAEQSAEKADADPAPAKAPQTETEKASGGIKAALRVVVTELHRKGLERGAIRAVMDHLKPEARKGGTVEAIRSFLPQAFKSAIKCSGPLTVKKNGPRIIALVGPTGVGKTTTIAKLAAHYALREGHRAALITIDNFRVGAVEQLKTYSRIMGVPVEVAATAAELEAAIELHSDKELILIDTAGRSHKDSEKIEELKGFLESRFAIEIHLCLAATTRDREVLEIVERFGVLSVSRVIFTKLDESESYGSIVNAHLRTKFPLSYFTTGQRVPEDLEIATPGRLAGLVLGESKQ, encoded by the coding sequence ATGCTGGTTAAGACTTTCGAAGCGGTGGATATGTCCGAAGCCCTCCGGATGGTGAAGGCCGAACTGGGGCCCGACGCCATGATCATTTCTTCCAAGAAGGAGCGGAAGAAAGGTTTCCTCGGCTTCTTCAGCAAGCCCGTGATCAAGGTGACGGCGGCCCTTGAGGTGAAGCCGCGCCAGCCGGCGCCCAATCCCTACCGGGAAGCCCAGGAGCAGCACCTCTCGGCCAAGGAGATGCTGGAGAACTCCATGCTTGCCCCCCTGGCCCGCGAGCTGAAAGACCTGCGCCTGAAGGTGGAGCAGATGACGCGCCAGGAGGCGGAGGCCAAGGCCAAGGCCGCCGAGGCGCAAAGTCGCGAGGAAAGTGCCGCAGCCGCAGAGGCTCCGGCTGCCCGTGAGTTCAATCCGCGCTCCATCCCCAAGCAGGACCTGGAAGAGATGAAGAAGATCCTCTTCAAGACCCTGGCCGCAAAGGAAGCGGGGGCGGAGCAGTCCGCCGAGAAAGCAGATGCAGATCCGGCGCCGGCCAAGGCACCTCAGACCGAAACCGAAAAGGCATCTGGCGGCATCAAGGCGGCGCTCCGGGTGGTGGTGACCGAACTCCATCGCAAGGGGCTCGAGCGGGGCGCCATCAGGGCCGTCATGGACCACCTGAAGCCGGAGGCCCGCAAGGGGGGGACCGTGGAGGCGATCCGTTCGTTCCTGCCCCAGGCATTCAAGAGCGCCATCAAGTGCTCCGGCCCCCTGACCGTCAAAAAGAACGGCCCGCGGATCATCGCCCTGGTGGGACCGACAGGGGTCGGCAAGACGACCACCATTGCCAAGCTGGCCGCCCACTATGCCCTGCGCGAAGGGCACCGGGCCGCCCTGATCACCATCGACAACTTCCGGGTGGGTGCCGTGGAGCAGTTGAAGACCTACTCGCGCATCATGGGCGTGCCGGTGGAGGTGGCTGCCACCGCGGCTGAGTTGGAGGCGGCAATCGAGCTCCACTCCGACAAGGAGCTGATCCTGATCGATACGGCCGGCCGCAGCCACAAGGACAGCGAGAAGATCGAAGAGCTCAAGGGGTTCCTGGAATCGCGCTTCGCCATTGAGATTCATCTCTGTCTGGCAGCCACCACCAGGGACCGTGAGGTGCTGGAAATAGTGGAGCGGTTCGGTGTACTGTCGGTTTCCCGCGTGATCTTCACCAAGCTGGACGAGAGCGAGAGCTACGGCAGTATCGTTAACGCGCATCTGCGGACCAAATTCCCGCTTTCCTACTTCACCACCGGGCAACGGGTGCCCGAAGATCTTGAAATTGCAACTCCCGGCAGGCTTGCCGGGCTGGTTTTGGGGGAGAGTAAGCAATGA
- a CDS encoding rod-binding protein: MRTSMPTETLMSDAETARVQQLASRAGKAEQERMAAKKVAREFEAVFIGMMLKSMRDTVAKDDLTGGGRGEEIFRSMLDQEYATACAASGGLGLAPLIEQQLLPHETQPSVVPAAKPDADKKTGAR; this comes from the coding sequence ATGCGTACAAGTATGCCGACCGAAACTCTCATGTCAGACGCCGAAACGGCACGCGTCCAGCAACTGGCTTCCCGGGCCGGGAAGGCCGAGCAGGAACGGATGGCGGCAAAAAAGGTGGCCCGGGAGTTCGAGGCCGTATTCATCGGAATGATGCTCAAGTCCATGCGCGACACCGTGGCCAAGGATGACCTCACCGGCGGCGGCAGGGGTGAAGAGATATTCCGCTCCATGCTCGACCAGGAGTATGCCACGGCCTGTGCGGCGTCGGGCGGGCTCGGGCTGGCCCCCCTCATCGAGCAGCAGCTCCTGCCCCACGAAACGCAACCCTCCGTAGTGCCGGCGGCGAAGCCGGACGCGGATAAAAAGACCGGTGCCCGATAG
- a CDS encoding flagellar protein FlgN gives MDKGLSRLVELLNARGASMEEMVRLLEEERASIVALQAERLQAAVEQKVQVAARMEALDGDCRRVIADEARVRGLGEATLSPLLAGNPSPEKTELAGLQTKLSTLAQEIKGMIADNRRLLETSMVTVGRSLAFFQSRLTVAETYGNSGSMVERSSGGILRKEI, from the coding sequence ATGGACAAAGGACTGTCACGGCTTGTTGAGCTTCTGAACGCCCGGGGGGCGAGCATGGAGGAAATGGTCAGGCTGCTGGAAGAGGAACGCGCGAGCATCGTGGCGCTCCAGGCCGAGCGCCTCCAGGCCGCGGTCGAGCAGAAGGTGCAGGTGGCGGCTCGCATGGAAGCACTGGACGGCGACTGCCGTCGGGTCATCGCCGACGAGGCCCGGGTCAGGGGCTTGGGCGAGGCAACCCTGTCACCCCTCCTGGCCGGAAACCCCTCGCCAGAGAAGACAGAGCTTGCCGGCCTCCAGACCAAGCTCTCGACCCTTGCCCAGGAGATAAAGGGAATGATTGCCGATAACCGGCGGCTGCTCGAAACTTCCATGGTTACGGTGGGTCGGTCCCTGGCATTTTTCCAGAGCCGGTTGACGGTTGCCGAGACGTATGGCAATTCCGGCTCCATGGTGGAACGTTCCTCCGGCGGCATCCTCCGGAAGGAGATCTGA
- a CDS encoding FliA/WhiG family RNA polymerase sigma factor, translating to MNCMLKAYEQEAQRSVAQTRDELIVNHLPLVKFLVGRIASQLPPHLDQEDLMSAAIIGLITAAERFDPTRGVQFKTFAEQRIRGTIIDELRSQDWLTRSLRDKFKKLEKEFVLLEHQLGRNPTSEEVATALKMSVDEYYQMLEEIHLLSFVSLDESWEDDDGSPFGLLDILADTSIENPQSQLMARQMLDSLTESIESLPEKERLVITLYYYEELNLKEIGAVLELSESRISQLHSQAIVRLRAKMKNMR from the coding sequence ATGAATTGCATGCTGAAGGCATACGAGCAGGAGGCCCAACGGTCGGTGGCCCAGACCCGCGACGAACTCATCGTGAACCATCTGCCACTGGTCAAATTCCTGGTCGGGCGGATTGCCTCCCAGCTTCCCCCGCATCTGGACCAGGAAGACCTCATGAGCGCGGCGATCATTGGTCTGATCACCGCTGCGGAGCGCTTTGACCCGACCCGGGGCGTACAGTTCAAGACTTTTGCCGAGCAGCGGATCCGGGGAACCATTATCGATGAACTCCGTTCCCAGGACTGGCTGACCCGGTCTCTGCGGGACAAGTTCAAGAAACTGGAGAAGGAATTCGTGCTCCTGGAGCACCAGTTGGGGCGCAATCCCACCAGCGAAGAGGTGGCCACCGCCCTCAAGATGAGTGTGGACGAGTATTACCAGATGCTGGAGGAGATTCATCTCCTCTCCTTCGTCAGTCTGGATGAGTCCTGGGAGGACGACGACGGCAGCCCCTTCGGGCTCCTGGATATCCTGGCCGACACCTCCATCGAGAACCCCCAGAGCCAGCTCATGGCGCGCCAGATGCTCGATTCGCTCACCGAGTCCATTGAGTCGCTTCCCGAAAAGGAACGGTTGGTCATTACCCTCTACTACTACGAGGAACTGAACCTGAAGGAAATCGGCGCCGTGCTGGAACTGTCGGAGTCGCGCATCTCCCAGCTTCACAGCCAGGCCATCGTGCGGCTGCGGGCCAAGATGAAGAACATGAGGTAG
- a CDS encoding flagellar basal body P-ring protein FlgI: MDKPMKRIFVVLVILLVLPQLALAIRIKDIASFDGVRDNQLIGYGLIVGLNGTGDSDQTKFPVQSLANVLERMGITVNRDDIKVKNVAAVMVTAELPPFSKQGTRVDVLVSSLGDAKSLAGGTLLMTPLKGADGQVYAVAQGGLLTNSFSYGGQAATAQKNHPTAGRIPNGALVERELPNVLADRSQLRLNLHQPDFTTATRIARAVNEQFKAGVASCNDPGSVVISLPDAYQGRVVEFVADMERLEVRPDNPAKVVLNERTGTIVIGENVRIDTVAVSHGNLTLLIKETPRVSQPQPLSRTGETVVVPRTGIKVSEESGGLAVLREGASIGDVVRALNALGVTPRDLIGILQAIKAAGAMQAELSVI, encoded by the coding sequence ATGGATAAACCCATGAAACGAATTTTTGTAGTCTTAGTCATTCTTCTGGTGCTTCCCCAGTTGGCCCTGGCGATCAGGATCAAGGATATCGCCAGTTTTGACGGGGTACGGGACAACCAGCTCATCGGCTACGGCCTCATCGTGGGCCTGAACGGTACGGGCGACAGCGACCAGACCAAGTTTCCGGTCCAGTCCCTGGCCAACGTGCTGGAGCGGATGGGCATCACCGTGAACCGCGACGATATCAAGGTGAAGAACGTGGCCGCGGTCATGGTGACCGCCGAGCTTCCCCCCTTCTCCAAGCAGGGGACCAGAGTGGACGTGCTCGTCTCATCCCTGGGAGACGCCAAGAGCCTTGCCGGCGGCACGCTGCTCATGACCCCTCTCAAGGGAGCCGACGGCCAGGTCTATGCCGTGGCCCAGGGAGGTCTGCTCACCAACTCTTTCTCCTACGGCGGCCAGGCGGCAACGGCCCAGAAAAATCACCCCACGGCCGGCCGGATTCCCAACGGAGCGCTGGTGGAGCGGGAGCTGCCCAACGTCCTGGCGGATCGGTCGCAACTGCGGCTCAACCTGCACCAGCCGGATTTCACCACGGCCACGCGCATCGCCCGGGCGGTCAACGAACAGTTCAAGGCCGGCGTAGCCAGCTGCAATGATCCCGGTTCGGTCGTGATCTCCCTCCCCGACGCCTATCAAGGACGGGTGGTTGAGTTTGTCGCCGATATGGAGCGCCTCGAGGTTCGCCCCGATAATCCGGCGAAGGTGGTCCTGAACGAACGGACCGGCACCATCGTCATCGGCGAGAACGTCCGCATCGACACCGTTGCGGTCTCCCATGGCAACCTGACTCTCCTGATCAAGGAAACGCCGAGGGTTTCCCAACCCCAGCCTCTGAGCCGCACGGGCGAGACCGTCGTAGTGCCTCGCACCGGCATCAAGGTTTCCGAGGAGAGCGGCGGATTGGCCGTGTTGCGCGAAGGTGCCAGCATCGGTGACGTGGTGCGCGCCCTCAATGCCCTGGGGGTGACGCCGCGGGACCTGATCGGCATTCTCCAGGCAATCAAGGCTGCCGGGGCCATGCAGGCAGAACTGTCGGTCATCTGA
- the flhA gene encoding flagellar biosynthesis protein FlhA — protein sequence MANTAVDAVDLQPAKSNSDIYMAVALIGVLALMIIPLPAFLLDLFLAANITIALAILLVALYTQQPLDFSVFPSVLLVTTLFRLALNVAGTRLILLHGNEGVDAAGHVIKAFGQFVVGGNYVVGAVIFLILVIINFVVITKGAGRVAEVAARFTLDAMPGKQMAIDADLSSGLINEKEARRRRSRVSREADFYGSMDGASKFVRGDAVAGILIMLVNIIGGFIIGVWQNGMPLEAALSNYTLLTIGEGLVAQIPALIISTAAGIIVTRSADEKNFGHEISGQFLNYPKAFYVSSGVLFAFGLIPGLPHVAFFLLSGAAYMAGRLAKERAQVVEDDLMTLPAPAETGESGDQAGAIRPLDMLELEVGYGLVPMVDAAQEGELLERIRSIRRQYAQKMGFVVPPVHIHDNLQLKPHEYNILIKGAKVGGGEMIGQYLAMDSGAVSMPVEGVRTTEPVFGLPAIWIRPELKEQAQLAGYTVVDSTTIIATHISEIIRKHSHEMVGRQELQQLLDNLSSSFPKVVEDLVPNLLNLGTVLRVVRNLLREGVSIRDLRTVLETLADYGGLTKDPDTLTEFVRQGLGRSIVEQYKRDDDTLCLISLDRRVEEVVAEAIQPSDQGSYLAIEPNTAQLILSGIRQEMEKFNQIGTQPVLLASPSIRRHVKKLTERFVPNLVVLSHNEVPSGIKIQSLGVVTLNAG from the coding sequence ATGGCCAACACGGCGGTGGACGCAGTCGATCTCCAGCCTGCAAAAAGCAATTCGGATATCTATATGGCTGTGGCGCTGATCGGCGTCCTGGCCCTAATGATCATCCCGTTGCCGGCGTTTCTGCTGGACCTGTTCCTGGCCGCCAACATAACCATTGCGCTGGCAATTCTGCTGGTGGCCCTCTACACCCAGCAGCCTCTGGATTTCTCGGTATTCCCGTCGGTACTGCTGGTTACAACGCTTTTCCGGCTGGCGCTGAACGTGGCCGGCACCCGGCTCATTCTCCTCCACGGCAACGAAGGAGTCGATGCCGCCGGGCACGTGATCAAGGCCTTCGGCCAGTTCGTGGTCGGCGGCAACTATGTGGTCGGCGCGGTCATCTTCCTGATTCTGGTCATCATCAACTTCGTGGTCATCACCAAGGGTGCCGGCAGGGTGGCCGAGGTGGCGGCCCGCTTCACCCTCGATGCAATGCCCGGCAAGCAGATGGCCATCGATGCGGATCTCTCCTCGGGGCTCATCAACGAGAAAGAGGCCCGGCGCCGCCGGTCGCGGGTGTCACGCGAAGCCGATTTCTACGGCTCCATGGACGGTGCCAGCAAGTTCGTGCGTGGCGATGCGGTCGCCGGCATCCTGATCATGCTGGTCAACATCATTGGCGGGTTCATTATCGGGGTCTGGCAGAACGGCATGCCCCTGGAGGCCGCCCTCTCGAACTACACGCTGCTGACCATCGGCGAGGGGCTCGTGGCCCAGATCCCGGCACTCATCATCTCCACTGCCGCCGGTATTATCGTAACGCGCTCGGCCGACGAGAAGAACTTCGGCCACGAGATTTCGGGCCAGTTCCTCAACTATCCCAAGGCATTCTATGTCTCCTCGGGGGTTCTCTTCGCCTTCGGCCTCATCCCGGGGCTTCCCCATGTGGCCTTCTTCCTCCTGTCCGGAGCGGCCTACATGGCGGGCAGGCTGGCCAAGGAGAGAGCCCAGGTGGTGGAGGACGACCTCATGACGCTGCCGGCACCGGCGGAGACCGGGGAGTCCGGCGACCAGGCCGGCGCCATCCGCCCTCTGGACATGCTGGAGCTGGAGGTCGGGTACGGTCTCGTCCCCATGGTGGATGCGGCCCAGGAAGGCGAGCTTCTGGAGCGGATTCGCTCGATTCGTCGCCAGTATGCCCAGAAGATGGGATTCGTGGTGCCTCCGGTCCACATCCACGACAACCTGCAACTCAAGCCCCACGAGTACAACATCCTCATCAAGGGTGCCAAGGTCGGCGGCGGCGAGATGATCGGCCAGTACCTGGCCATGGATTCGGGCGCCGTTTCCATGCCGGTCGAGGGCGTCCGGACCACGGAGCCGGTATTCGGGCTCCCCGCAATCTGGATCAGACCCGAACTGAAGGAACAGGCACAGCTGGCGGGCTACACCGTGGTGGACAGCACCACCATCATCGCCACGCACATCAGCGAGATCATCCGCAAGCATTCCCACGAAATGGTGGGACGCCAGGAGCTCCAGCAGCTGCTGGACAACCTTTCCTCCTCCTTCCCCAAGGTTGTGGAAGACCTGGTGCCGAACCTCCTGAACTTGGGAACCGTGCTGCGTGTCGTCAGGAACCTGCTGCGGGAAGGGGTTTCCATCCGCGATCTGCGGACCGTGCTGGAGACCCTGGCCGACTACGGCGGGCTTACCAAGGACCCGGACACCCTGACCGAGTTCGTCCGCCAGGGACTGGGCCGCTCCATCGTGGAGCAATACAAGCGGGACGACGACACCCTGTGTCTCATCAGCCTCGACCGCCGGGTCGAGGAGGTCGTGGCCGAGGCGATCCAACCGTCGGATCAGGGGAGCTACCTGGCCATCGAACCCAATACGGCCCAGCTGATCCTCTCCGGGATTCGGCAGGAGATGGAAAAATTCAACCAGATCGGAACCCAGCCGGTACTGCTGGCTTCGCCGTCCATCCGGCGGCATGTCAAAAAGCTCACCGAGCGGTTCGTGCCCAATCTGGTCGTTCTGTCGCACAACGAGGTGCCGTCAGGCATAAAAATCCAATCGTTAGGGGTGGTGACGCTCAATGCTGGTTAA
- a CDS encoding flagellar basal body L-ring protein FlgH, which yields MKRLAMSIICLALAGCAVEKTEVRTPTFDEQLRPAPPSYANGSIWQASTTGLAVDHKARSRGDIITVLIVEQASASKEATTDTERKAEVSASVPYLMGLEKSSTLFSKLTNANPNNLLGASTNSKYEGSGATTRKENLLATMTAKITDVLPNGNFLIEGRRNVKVNNEDQILVLQGTIRPRDVSPDNTISSTMIADARISYTGNGVISDRQRPGWLMNILDYIWPF from the coding sequence GTGAAACGATTGGCCATGTCAATAATCTGTCTCGCCCTGGCCGGCTGCGCCGTGGAGAAGACCGAGGTGCGGACACCGACCTTTGACGAACAGCTCCGGCCGGCCCCGCCCAGCTATGCCAACGGCTCCATCTGGCAGGCGTCAACCACCGGCCTTGCCGTCGATCACAAAGCACGCAGCCGGGGCGACATCATCACCGTCCTGATCGTCGAGCAGGCGAGCGCCAGCAAAGAGGCCACCACCGACACCGAGCGCAAGGCCGAGGTGTCGGCCAGCGTCCCCTATCTCATGGGGCTGGAAAAGAGCTCAACCCTTTTCAGCAAGCTGACCAACGCCAATCCCAACAACCTGCTCGGGGCCAGCACCAACTCCAAGTACGAAGGGAGTGGCGCCACCACCCGCAAGGAAAACCTGCTGGCAACCATGACGGCCAAGATTACCGATGTCCTTCCCAACGGCAACTTCCTGATCGAAGGCCGGCGTAACGTGAAGGTTAACAACGAAGACCAGATCCTGGTGCTCCAGGGGACCATCCGCCCCCGGGACGTATCTCCGGACAACACCATCAGCTCGACCATGATCGCCGACGCGCGGATTTCCTACACCGGCAACGGCGTCATCAGCGACCGGCAGCGGCCGGGGTGGCTCATGAATATCCTGGATTATATCTGGCCCTTCTAG
- a CDS encoding MinD/ParA family protein has product MNLAATTGDQADSLRQLATSVKKQRKATKPSAGEGQNQKGVRVISVTSGKGGVGKSNVVVNLALALARRGKKVLVIDADLGLGNIDVLIGIAPDHTLNDVFSGKKRLDEIITEGPGGIRVIPAGSGLPDFTSLGLQERVKIMDELDALEEDFDILVIDTEAGISDNVTYFNSASQEIVVVVTPEPTSITDVYALIKLLATRHSERYFKVLVNMARDTDDALQVFAKLSNVTSRFLDISLDYLGCVVRDDAVLEAVKSQKPVLELCPDSAAAGCFTTLARRILENSGERRVKGNVQFFFRRFLGAPVENL; this is encoded by the coding sequence ATGAACCTCGCGGCGACAACGGGTGACCAGGCTGACAGCCTCCGTCAGCTTGCCACTTCCGTGAAAAAACAGCGCAAGGCAACGAAGCCCTCTGCCGGCGAAGGCCAGAACCAGAAGGGGGTTCGAGTCATCTCCGTGACCAGCGGCAAGGGCGGAGTCGGCAAGAGCAACGTGGTGGTGAACCTGGCTCTGGCCTTGGCCCGGCGCGGCAAAAAGGTCCTGGTCATCGACGCCGACTTGGGGCTCGGCAACATCGACGTGCTGATCGGCATTGCCCCCGATCATACCCTGAACGATGTCTTCTCCGGCAAGAAGCGCCTTGACGAGATCATAACCGAGGGGCCCGGCGGCATCCGCGTCATCCCGGCCGGCTCCGGGCTGCCCGACTTCACGTCCCTGGGGCTCCAGGAACGGGTGAAGATCATGGATGAACTGGACGCCTTGGAAGAGGATTTCGACATTCTCGTCATTGATACCGAGGCCGGCATATCGGACAACGTCACCTACTTCAACAGCGCCTCTCAGGAAATCGTGGTGGTGGTTACCCCCGAGCCGACCTCCATAACCGACGTCTATGCCCTGATCAAGCTTCTGGCGACACGCCATTCGGAACGCTACTTCAAGGTTCTGGTCAACATGGCCCGGGATACGGACGACGCCCTGCAGGTGTTTGCCAAACTGTCGAACGTGACGAGCCGGTTTCTTGACATCTCTCTCGATTACCTTGGATGCGTGGTGCGCGACGATGCCGTGCTTGAAGCGGTGAAGAGCCAGAAGCCGGTGCTGGAGCTCTGCCCCGATTCGGCTGCGGCCGGCTGCTTCACCACGCTGGCGCGGCGCATCCTTGAAAACAGCGGCGAGCGGCGCGTGAAGGGGAACGTTCAGTTCTTCTTCCGGCGCTTCCTCGGCGCACCGGTGGAGAACCTATGA
- the flgG gene encoding flagellar basal-body rod protein FlgG, producing the protein MIRALWTAASGMQAQQTNIDVVANNLANVNTAGFKKSRADFQDLMYQNLKTSGAPSTSSTQVPSGIQIGLGAKLAAVTKLFSEGNINQTGNELDIAIEGDGFFQIQMPDGTTTYSRAGSFKRDDQGRVVTSDGYPMLPELVVPSNATSISVGNDGTVSVTQAGQTSPTNIGNIQLATFSNPSGLTALGRNLFQESDSSGTPTTGTPGQNGIGTLAQGFLEMSNVSVMEEMVNMIVGQRAYEVNSKAVQAADEMLQQANNLRR; encoded by the coding sequence ATGATCAGAGCATTGTGGACGGCGGCCTCAGGGATGCAGGCCCAGCAGACGAACATCGACGTCGTCGCCAACAACCTGGCCAACGTCAACACCGCGGGCTTCAAGAAGAGCCGAGCCGATTTCCAGGATCTCATGTACCAGAACCTGAAAACCTCCGGCGCCCCCTCCACGAGCTCGACCCAGGTACCGAGCGGCATCCAGATCGGCCTCGGCGCCAAGCTGGCCGCCGTGACGAAGCTGTTCAGCGAGGGGAACATCAATCAGACCGGCAATGAGCTCGATATCGCCATCGAAGGGGACGGCTTCTTCCAGATCCAGATGCCCGACGGCACCACGACCTACTCCCGCGCCGGATCCTTCAAGCGCGACGACCAGGGCAGGGTGGTCACTTCCGACGGCTATCCCATGCTCCCCGAGCTGGTGGTGCCCAGTAACGCCACCTCCATCAGCGTTGGCAACGACGGCACCGTGTCGGTCACGCAGGCGGGCCAGACGTCGCCCACCAATATCGGCAACATTCAGCTGGCCACCTTCTCCAATCCGTCGGGGCTCACCGCCCTCGGGCGCAATCTCTTCCAGGAGTCGGATTCCTCGGGCACTCCCACCACCGGCACCCCGGGGCAGAACGGGATCGGCACGCTGGCCCAGGGGTTCCTGGAGATGAGCAACGTGAGCGTCATGGAAGAGATGGTGAACATGATCGTGGGGCAGCGGGCCTATGAAGTCAACTCCAAGGCGGTCCAGGCAGCCGACGAGATGCTCCAGCAGGCCAACAATCTGCGGCGGTAA